One genomic segment of Gossypium arboreum isolate Shixiya-1 chromosome 3, ASM2569848v2, whole genome shotgun sequence includes these proteins:
- the LOC108475648 gene encoding AT-hook motif nuclear-localized protein 20-like, producing MANPWWVNQVSLQGMDPAGNSPGLDKRDLEISMNDIGKSRNNVGGDEEDDDRDTGDEPKEGAVEIGNRRPRGRPPGSKNKPKPPIFVTRDSPNALRSHVMEVASGSDVAESIAQFARRRQRGVCVLSGSGSVANVTLRQPAAPGAVVALQGRFEILSLTGAFLPGPAPPGSTGLTVYLAGGQGQVVGGSVVGSLVAAGPVMVIAATFANATYERLPVVEDEEETVSGGGGGHGDQIHGGATNSPPTIRSGGSGPQSGLLDPSSLPIYNLPPNLVSNGGTQLGHETYGWVHGRQPY from the coding sequence ATGGCGAATCCTTGGTGGGTTAATCAAGTGAGTCTACAAGGCATGGACCCGGCAGGTAATTCACCAGGGTTAGACAAGCGTGACCTTGAGATTTCAATGAACGACATAGGAAAAAGCAGAAACAACGTCGGAGGGGATGAAGAAGACGATGATAGGGACACCGGCGACGAGCCGAAAGAGGGTGCTGTCGAGATCGGTAACCGAAGACCAAGAGGCCGACCTCCAGGCTCCAAAAACAAGCCTAAACCGCCCATTTTCGTCACCAGGGACAGTCCAAACGCGCTCCGTAGTCACGTCATGGAAGTTGCAAGCGGCTCTGATGTCGCTGAAAGTATAGCCCAATTTGCTCGGAGACGACAACGTGGGGTTTGTGTGCTTAGCGGCAGTGGCTCCGTAGCAAACGTTACACTAAGACAACCGGCAGCACCTGGTGCTGTGGTTGCTCTTCAAGGAAGGTTCGAAATCTTGTCTTTGACTGGAGCTTTCTTGCCTGGACCAGCACCACCTGGCTCAACAGGGCTCACCGTATACCTAGCTGGCGGTCAAGGACAAGTCGTCGGCGGTAGCGTCGTCGGTTCACTAGTCGCAGCAGGGCCTGTTATGGTCATTGCAGCAACCTTTGCTAACGCAACTTACGAAAGACTGCCTGTAGTAGAAGATGAAGAAGAAACTGTCAGTGgtggtggtggcggccatggggATCAGATCCACGGTGGAGCAACCAATTCTCCACCGACAATCAGAAGCGGCGGCAGCGGCCCGCAGTCAGGTCTGCTTGATCCATCTTCACTTCCAATATACAATTTGCCTCCTAATTTAGTCTCCAATGGAGGAACACAATTAGGGCATGAGACATATGGTTGGGTACATGGTCGACAGCCTTACTAA